From Spirochaetota bacterium, a single genomic window includes:
- a CDS encoding TetR/AcrR family transcriptional regulator, whose protein sequence is MLISIRGRGNMSDIKTARKNKIIETALRIFAEKGFQEATISEIAKAAGVSDATVYEYFKTKEELLFVIPEKLTGDALREFREKVLPFLRGTENKLRAIVQTYMSLYERNPHYSALVMLQLKSNRNFLKTSSYEQIRDAARELLGCIKEGIADGTFKKNIDPLLVRSMILGTIEHLCVRWHLLGSPSNLVDHVDPIIELVLDGIRADAPVREVTVHLHVSGEGVKVNDVSAAGTSREKKGTGEK, encoded by the coding sequence GTGCTCATTTCGATCAGGGGCCGGGGGAACATGTCGGATATCAAGACTGCCAGGAAGAACAAGATCATAGAGACCGCCCTGCGGATATTCGCAGAGAAGGGGTTCCAGGAGGCGACCATCTCCGAGATCGCGAAGGCTGCGGGCGTATCGGACGCGACCGTGTACGAGTACTTCAAGACGAAGGAGGAGCTGCTCTTCGTCATCCCGGAGAAGCTCACCGGGGACGCGCTGCGCGAGTTCCGCGAAAAGGTGCTCCCCTTCCTCCGGGGCACCGAGAACAAGCTCCGTGCGATCGTGCAGACCTACATGTCCCTCTACGAGCGCAACCCCCACTACTCGGCCCTGGTGATGCTCCAACTCAAAAGCAACCGGAACTTCCTGAAAACCAGTTCCTACGAACAGATCCGCGACGCTGCGCGTGAGCTTCTGGGATGTATTAAGGAAGGAATTGCGGACGGAACATTCAAAAAGAATATCGACCCCCTCCTGGTCCGTTCCATGATACTCGGAACGATCGAGCACCTGTGCGTCCGCTGGCATCTGCTGGGCTCGCCCTCGAACCTGGTGGATCATGTGGATCCCATCATCGAACTGGTGCTCGACGGCATTCGGGCCGATGCGCCCGTGCGGGAGGTGACGGTGCACCTGCATGTTTCGGGCGAGGGCGTGAAGGTGAACGATGTGTCCGCTGCCGGCACGTCACGCGAGAAAAAAGGCACTGGTGAGAAATAG
- a CDS encoding response regulator, producing the protein MIMDATTILLVEDEIIIAMLEKEQLESQGYNVIHTARGETAIEICRANAGSIDLILMDIDLGAGIDGAEAAERILAESDVPIVFLSSHTEPETVAKTERITSYGYVVKNSGITVLAASIKMALKLHNAHKKTAEQADITDRARMEAELNKTTTLLEQAFEQSPVPMVLVAMPGALIRIVNPASRKLLGITDEPSFIGTSLLDYVPSYRDFDVDGNPGLIRELPLARALRGEKTLNEEHRLVRKDGTTRWALVSGAPICGERGDILAGYLIMTDITGRKRAEEALRENEAHLRTLLDTIPDLVWLKDAEGVYLHCNRRFESFFGAKERDIVGKTDYDFVEKDLADFFRRHDNAAMAAGKPTINEERITFAEDGHAEILETIKTPIYRNDGRLIGVLGVGRDITGRKDADSRIQNLLEEKDLILKEVHHRIINNMNVIGSLLSVQADAMDDHDLKNVLLDAEGRVQSMMLLYDKLYRSEAVGEVSVRDYLATLVEEIVRIFPARTQVKIRTELDDITLGARTLSPLGIIINELVTNAMKYAFAGRGNGVILVKASRRNGRMVVTFEDDGIGIPDSVFPEGSPGFGLQLVGILVKQLNGTLVIERGEGTRFIIECPI; encoded by the coding sequence ATGATTATGGACGCCACCACCATTCTCCTCGTGGAAGATGAAATCATCATCGCGATGCTGGAAAAGGAGCAGTTGGAAAGCCAGGGGTATAACGTCATCCATACGGCCCGTGGAGAAACCGCAATCGAAATATGCCGCGCCAATGCGGGCTCCATTGACTTGATCCTCATGGACATCGACCTGGGAGCGGGTATTGACGGTGCCGAGGCGGCGGAAAGAATTCTTGCGGAATCGGACGTACCCATCGTATTTCTTTCCTCGCACACCGAGCCGGAGACAGTCGCAAAGACCGAAAGAATAACCTCGTACGGATACGTGGTTAAAAATTCCGGGATCACGGTGCTCGCCGCGTCGATAAAGATGGCCCTCAAACTGCATAACGCCCACAAGAAAACAGCGGAACAGGCCGACATCACCGATCGCGCGCGCATGGAGGCGGAGCTCAATAAGACCACGACGCTACTCGAGCAGGCCTTCGAGCAGTCCCCGGTTCCCATGGTGCTCGTGGCCATGCCGGGAGCGCTCATCCGCATCGTGAATCCCGCGTCCAGGAAGCTGCTCGGAATAACCGACGAGCCGTCCTTTATCGGCACCTCTTTACTCGATTACGTGCCGTCCTACCGGGATTTTGACGTGGATGGAAATCCGGGTTTGATACGCGAACTGCCGCTTGCCCGCGCGCTGCGCGGTGAAAAGACGCTCAACGAGGAACACAGGCTCGTCCGCAAGGACGGAACGACCCGCTGGGCGCTGGTCAGCGGCGCACCCATATGCGGCGAGCGGGGCGACATACTCGCGGGCTACCTGATCATGACCGATATCACCGGGCGCAAGCGGGCGGAGGAGGCGCTGCGGGAGAACGAGGCGCACCTGCGGACGCTCCTCGACACCATACCCGACCTGGTGTGGCTGAAGGACGCGGAAGGTGTGTACCTGCACTGCAACAGGCGCTTCGAAAGCTTTTTCGGCGCGAAGGAAAGGGACATCGTGGGGAAAACCGACTACGATTTCGTCGAAAAGGACCTGGCCGATTTTTTCCGGCGGCACGACAACGCGGCGATGGCCGCGGGAAAGCCCACTATTAATGAAGAACGGATCACCTTCGCGGAAGACGGCCACGCGGAGATTCTCGAAACCATCAAGACGCCCATCTACCGGAACGACGGACGGCTTATCGGCGTGCTGGGCGTCGGGCGGGATATAACCGGGCGCAAGGACGCGGACTCCAGGATCCAGAATTTGCTGGAGGAAAAAGACCTTATCCTCAAAGAGGTGCACCATCGCATTATAAACAACATGAATGTCATCGGGAGCCTGCTCTCGGTTCAGGCGGATGCTATGGACGACCACGACCTGAAAAATGTCCTGTTGGACGCCGAGGGACGCGTGCAAAGCATGATGCTGCTGTATGACAAGCTCTACCGCTCCGAGGCGGTGGGCGAGGTTTCGGTCAGGGATTACCTCGCCACGCTTGTGGAGGAGATCGTCCGCATCTTTCCCGCCAGGACGCAGGTGAAGATCAGGACCGAGCTGGACGACATAACCTTGGGCGCAAGGACGCTCTCCCCGCTTGGGATAATCATCAATGAGCTTGTGACCAACGCGATGAAGTACGCGTTCGCGGGTCGCGGCAACGGGGTCATTCTCGTGAAAGCCTCACGGCGGAACGGCCGCATGGTCGTCACCTTCGAGGATGACGGGATCGGTATTCCGGATTCCGTTTTCCCGGAGGGTTCGCCCGGTTTCGGGCTCCAGCTTGTCGGCATTTTGGTTAAGCAGCTGAACGGGACCCTGGTCATCGAAAGGGGGGAAGGGACGAGATTTATCATCGAGTGTCCGATATGA
- a CDS encoding aromatic ring hydroxylase, producing the protein MRTREQYMQGLQKMRKNLYYNGSKIDRVSEPQMHALNVMGVTFDAASDPELKDLCTATSHLSGNTINRFNHIHQNTDDLHRKQNMTRALCRKVGYCIQRCMGIDGTNAINAASFEADKIRPGETNYHQNFLKWLRYFQDNDLVGSCAQTDMKGERLKRPKDQTDPDMYVHVVEKKSDGIVVRGCKLHISEASIADELLVIPTRALGPDEKEYAVAFAVPADHEGVKQVVHVHPQRSREHYKRGMDIGYTDSYIILDDCFVPWDRVFLCGENDHGGMCALLFALFHRHSYSGCKPAVGDVYLGLASLAARHNGVFKAPHIKEMLAEFIKTTELGYAAGFTASALGKPEVYIPGLGPVPYGPGSCIPNSIYANVGRCLTGEAVFEEKEMLCNIAGGLPSTFPYEKDLMNPEIKPLLEKYLKRNPNMSVDEQIKFWMFYADYTCSSLAGAMDYGNYHGGGSPIMEQIAITSQYDIKSREHLVNYLAGIEKLKPGTITKF; encoded by the coding sequence ATGAGAACAAGAGAACAATACATGCAGGGTCTGCAGAAGATGCGCAAGAACCTCTACTACAACGGCTCCAAAATAGACCGCGTGAGCGAGCCGCAGATGCACGCACTCAACGTCATGGGCGTCACCTTCGACGCGGCCTCCGATCCCGAGCTCAAGGACCTGTGCACCGCGACCTCACATCTTTCGGGGAACACGATCAACCGGTTCAACCACATTCACCAGAACACCGACGACCTTCACCGGAAGCAGAACATGACGCGCGCCCTCTGCCGCAAGGTGGGCTACTGCATCCAGCGCTGCATGGGCATCGACGGCACCAACGCGATCAACGCGGCCTCCTTCGAGGCCGACAAGATCCGGCCGGGGGAGACGAACTATCACCAGAACTTTTTGAAGTGGCTGCGCTACTTCCAGGACAACGACCTCGTGGGATCCTGCGCGCAGACCGACATGAAGGGCGAGCGCCTGAAGCGCCCCAAGGACCAGACCGATCCCGATATGTACGTGCACGTGGTCGAGAAGAAGAGCGACGGCATCGTGGTGCGCGGGTGCAAGCTCCATATCTCCGAGGCCTCAATCGCCGACGAGCTGCTCGTGATTCCCACCAGGGCACTGGGCCCCGATGAAAAGGAATACGCGGTCGCCTTCGCCGTCCCGGCCGACCACGAGGGCGTAAAACAGGTCGTGCATGTGCACCCGCAGCGTTCGCGCGAGCACTACAAGCGCGGCATGGATATAGGCTATACTGACTCGTACATCATCCTGGACGACTGCTTCGTTCCCTGGGACCGCGTGTTCCTGTGCGGGGAGAACGACCACGGCGGGATGTGCGCGCTCCTGTTCGCGCTCTTCCACCGTCACAGCTATTCCGGATGTAAGCCCGCGGTGGGCGACGTGTACCTGGGGTTGGCGTCGCTCGCGGCCCGGCACAACGGGGTCTTCAAGGCGCCGCACATCAAGGAGATGCTCGCCGAGTTCATCAAGACCACGGAGCTGGGATACGCCGCCGGGTTCACCGCCTCCGCGCTCGGGAAGCCCGAGGTCTACATTCCCGGCCTGGGCCCCGTGCCCTACGGTCCCGGGAGCTGCATACCCAATTCCATCTACGCGAACGTGGGCCGATGCCTTACCGGCGAGGCCGTGTTCGAGGAAAAGGAGATGCTCTGCAACATCGCGGGCGGTTTGCCCTCGACCTTCCCCTACGAGAAGGATTTAATGAACCCGGAGATCAAACCGCTGCTCGAGAAGTATCTGAAAAGGAACCCGAACATGTCGGTGGATGAGCAGATCAAGTTCTGGATGTTCTACGCGGACTACACGTGCTCGTCGCTGGCGGGCGCGATGGATTATGGCAACTATCACGGCGGCGGCTCGCCCATCATGGAGCAGATCGCGATCACGTCGCAGTACGACATCAAGTCGAGGGAGCACCTGGTCAACTACCTCGCGGGCATCGAGAAGCTCAAGCCGGGTACGATAACGAAGTTCTGA
- a CDS encoding SDR family oxidoreductase, with protein sequence MEKIGFRLDGKIALVTGASRGIGEAIALTLADYGAHCILVSRKADALEGVAKKIAARGGSAEVMACNVGDLAKIGELYAQIKQRFGKLHILINNAATNPYFGEMTGADEAVWEKTFDVNLKGPFFLIKHAVELMTESGGGAIVNVSSVNGVKPAPYQGIYSITKAGLISMTQGFAKELAARNIRVNALLPGLVDTHFSKAIMQNEDIHNFAIKSIPMNRHAVPGEIAGAVLYMVSDAASFTTGASFVVDGGALA encoded by the coding sequence ATGGAAAAAATCGGATTTCGTCTGGACGGGAAAATCGCGCTGGTGACGGGGGCGAGCCGCGGGATAGGCGAGGCGATCGCGCTCACGCTCGCGGATTACGGCGCGCACTGCATACTGGTGAGCCGGAAGGCCGACGCGCTGGAGGGCGTCGCGAAAAAGATCGCCGCGCGCGGCGGAAGCGCCGAGGTGATGGCCTGCAACGTGGGTGACCTGGCGAAGATCGGCGAGCTCTACGCGCAGATAAAGCAGCGGTTCGGGAAGCTTCACATTCTCATCAACAACGCCGCGACGAACCCGTACTTCGGAGAGATGACCGGCGCGGACGAGGCGGTGTGGGAGAAGACCTTCGACGTGAACCTCAAGGGACCCTTCTTCCTTATAAAGCACGCCGTCGAACTGATGACCGAGTCCGGCGGCGGCGCGATCGTGAATGTCTCTTCGGTGAACGGCGTGAAGCCGGCGCCCTACCAGGGGATATACTCGATCACGAAGGCCGGGCTCATCTCGATGACCCAGGGATTCGCCAAGGAGCTCGCGGCCCGCAACATCCGGGTGAACGCGCTACTGCCGGGCCTCGTGGACACGCACTTCTCCAAGGCGATCATGCAGAACGAGGACATCCACAATTTCGCGATAAAGAGCATTCCCATGAACAGGCACGCGGTCCCCGGCGAGATCGCCGGCGCGGTCCTGTACATGGTATCGGACGCGGCGTCGTTCACGACGGGCGCGAGTTTCGTGGTGGACGGCGGCGCGCTCGCGTGA
- a CDS encoding 3-hydroxyacyl-CoA dehydrogenase, which produces MNIDDVKKVLIIGAGTMGQQIGVTCAMAGYEVAIYDIKEEALATATKRIGKLLDGFVAFKKITREEADAALGRIWTTTDPALAAKGAHLVSESVPENPDIKKKIFAQFNELCPPETVFTTNSSTLLPSMIAAATGRPDKFLAYHFHDIRMTNVVDVMPHKGTSPEAVELVRRFALKTGQAPIVLAKEHSGYVFNAMIGAVFFSAQSLASNGVAAVEDIDRAWMGVTHMPFGPFGMMDSVGLETVWHITHYWAERHKDPQAKKNADFVKDWVDRGRLGQKTGGGFYEYPDPAFGKPGFLSGGKKE; this is translated from the coding sequence ATGAATATCGACGATGTAAAAAAGGTTCTCATTATCGGCGCGGGTACCATGGGGCAGCAGATCGGCGTGACGTGCGCGATGGCCGGTTACGAGGTGGCGATATACGACATCAAGGAGGAGGCGCTCGCCACCGCGACGAAGCGGATCGGGAAGCTCCTAGATGGGTTCGTCGCCTTCAAGAAGATCACCCGGGAGGAGGCGGATGCGGCGCTCGGGCGGATATGGACCACGACCGACCCCGCGCTGGCCGCGAAAGGCGCCCACCTCGTGAGCGAAAGCGTGCCCGAAAACCCGGACATCAAGAAGAAGATTTTCGCGCAGTTCAACGAGCTCTGCCCCCCGGAAACCGTATTCACCACGAACTCGTCGACGCTCCTTCCCTCCATGATCGCGGCGGCCACGGGAAGGCCCGACAAATTTCTCGCCTATCACTTTCACGATATACGGATGACGAACGTTGTAGACGTCATGCCTCACAAGGGAACGTCGCCGGAGGCGGTCGAGCTCGTCCGCCGGTTCGCGCTCAAGACCGGCCAGGCGCCCATCGTGCTCGCAAAGGAGCACTCGGGCTACGTGTTCAACGCGATGATCGGGGCGGTGTTCTTCTCGGCCCAGTCGCTTGCGTCCAACGGGGTGGCCGCGGTCGAAGACATCGACCGCGCGTGGATGGGGGTGACACACATGCCGTTCGGGCCGTTCGGCATGATGGACAGCGTGGGGCTGGAGACCGTATGGCACATAACGCACTACTGGGCCGAGCGCCACAAGGATCCGCAGGCGAAGAAGAACGCCGATTTCGTGAAGGATTGGGTCGACCGGGGGCGCCTGGGACAGAAAACCGGGGGCGGCTTCTACGAGTACCCGGACCCCGCGTTCGGCAAGCCGGGCTTTCTCTCGGGCGGAAAGAAGGAATAG
- a CDS encoding long-chain fatty acid--CoA ligase: protein MHFSGGHPLNSFPENTIAALFQNKAALLDDKAYAAHYTDGRYQDISWREMNEMVHDLGYYLLSRGIKKGDKVGIFSPNRYEWHMAALAIHSIGAVDVPIYATNSAEEVEYILENSDAKLCMAGTPAHLDKVLKVRAKLPLLADILAFDDPGKKIAGVVTLAEALEAGKAKASPAVFDERLMSIDPHETATLIYTSGTTGNPKGVMLTHRNFYSNVRNSLVEMKDRKTGKDLLSHEDVLLSFLPLSHSLERTSGFHSAIYAGAKTAFARDMSTILEDFQLVRPTVIISVPRIYEKIRAGVLGKVAAAPPARQKIFNFALRQAKNNLDRVCRDLPVRSVKYKIADKLVFSKLKAALGMDRMRFAISGGAPLSVSDAEFFIGMGLKILEGFGLTETTPITHYNRPWSIKPGTVGHPIPETEVKIANDGELLIRGPQVMAGYYKNREATLEVFTEDGFFRTGDIGMIDDTGCLRITGRIKDIIVTAGGKNISPQNIENSVKNSRYVEQVAVIGDRRKYCSALVVPAFAELGEWARAQGIAFGDPADLLADEKVQALYRKEIDAHTAQFARVEQIRKFSLIKAEWTQVTGELTPTQKVKRRVIEKKYAAEIESLYAGDTGD from the coding sequence ATACATTTTTCAGGAGGTCACCCGTTGAACAGTTTTCCGGAAAACACGATCGCCGCATTGTTCCAGAACAAGGCCGCACTGCTTGACGATAAGGCGTATGCCGCCCATTACACGGACGGGCGCTACCAGGACATCTCGTGGCGCGAAATGAACGAGATGGTGCACGACCTCGGGTATTATCTTCTTTCCCGCGGCATCAAGAAGGGGGACAAGGTGGGTATCTTCTCGCCCAATCGTTACGAGTGGCACATGGCCGCGCTGGCCATCCACTCGATCGGGGCGGTGGACGTTCCCATTTATGCGACCAACTCGGCGGAAGAGGTCGAGTACATCCTCGAGAATTCCGACGCGAAGCTCTGCATGGCGGGGACTCCCGCGCACCTGGACAAGGTGCTCAAGGTAAGGGCGAAGCTCCCGCTCCTCGCGGACATACTGGCGTTCGACGACCCGGGAAAGAAGATCGCGGGCGTCGTGACGCTTGCCGAGGCGCTGGAGGCCGGGAAGGCGAAGGCGTCACCCGCGGTGTTCGACGAGCGTCTCATGTCGATCGATCCCCACGAGACCGCCACGCTCATCTACACGTCGGGCACGACGGGCAATCCCAAGGGGGTAATGCTCACGCACCGGAATTTCTACTCGAACGTGCGCAACTCCCTGGTCGAGATGAAGGACCGGAAAACCGGGAAGGATTTACTCTCGCACGAGGACGTGCTGCTCTCGTTCCTCCCGCTCTCGCATTCGCTGGAGCGCACCTCCGGCTTCCACAGCGCAATCTACGCGGGGGCGAAGACGGCCTTCGCACGCGACATGAGCACCATACTCGAGGACTTCCAGCTCGTGCGTCCCACGGTGATCATATCGGTCCCCCGCATCTATGAAAAGATCCGCGCGGGGGTGCTCGGCAAGGTCGCCGCGGCCCCGCCGGCACGCCAGAAAATCTTCAACTTCGCGCTCCGGCAGGCGAAGAATAATCTCGACCGCGTGTGCCGGGACCTCCCCGTGCGCAGCGTGAAATACAAGATCGCCGACAAGCTCGTATTCTCCAAGCTCAAAGCCGCGCTGGGAATGGACAGGATGCGGTTCGCGATCTCCGGGGGCGCGCCGCTCTCGGTGTCCGACGCGGAGTTTTTCATAGGGATGGGCCTGAAGATACTCGAGGGGTTCGGGCTCACGGAAACGACGCCCATCACGCACTACAACCGGCCCTGGTCGATAAAGCCGGGGACGGTGGGGCATCCCATCCCCGAAACCGAGGTGAAGATCGCGAACGACGGCGAGCTCCTCATACGCGGCCCGCAGGTGATGGCCGGCTATTATAAGAACAGGGAAGCCACCCTGGAGGTCTTCACGGAGGACGGGTTCTTCCGGACCGGCGATATTGGCATGATCGACGATACCGGCTGCCTTCGCATCACCGGGCGCATCAAGGACATCATCGTGACCGCCGGCGGGAAGAACATAAGCCCGCAGAACATCGAGAACAGCGTGAAAAACTCGCGCTACGTGGAACAGGTCGCCGTCATAGGCGACCGCAGGAAATATTGTTCCGCCCTCGTGGTGCCGGCGTTCGCGGAACTGGGGGAATGGGCGCGCGCCCAGGGGATCGCCTTTGGCGACCCGGCCGACCTGCTCGCGGACGAAAAGGTGCAGGCGCTCTACAGGAAGGAGATCGACGCGCACACGGCGCAGTTCGCGCGCGTCGAACAGATACGAAAATTCTCGCTCATCAAGGCCGAGTGGACGCAGGTGACCGGCGAGCTCACCCCCACCCAGAAGGTGAAGCGCCGCGTGATCGAGAAAAAGTACGCCGCCGAGATCGAGTCCCTCTACGCCGGGGACACCGGGGACTGA
- a CDS encoding MFS transporter codes for MPPPCYASAHETNRTGSTALKRFPKAFYTMSLANLCFFLGNSFFILFPVYLKGMGASESYIGAVNNIDKVLVIAASVTIGALIHRWDRVLLLRMGYGLLIAVYALYLGIASLSWFVPAVRVLHGMGFSLAMILGTTVIFEIVPGDRAAEAIGLYGITGALTNAVSPAIGEFLLGNGVPFKWLFVIAAALAAVSLALAFAMPRKTVMRDNGDDMARGILALYRDPDYRAYSLVAFVFGGGFGVLLTFLPNFVLTKPGLSYSFFFVVYIAVLVVVRFTFIRVVQAWDRAPIVVFMLGAAACMNACFNLPMGMPLLAGTGLLYGLAHGFLYPVLNAHLVGIVQPGDRGKSNALFTATFNGGMMLFAFAMGFLIDATGSYVPAFNVCAVSFAAAALVLALHGRSQKNALPAQGA; via the coding sequence ATGCCGCCGCCGTGCTATGCATCCGCTCATGAAACAAATCGCACCGGGAGCACCGCGTTGAAACGATTCCCCAAGGCCTTCTATACCATGTCCCTGGCGAACCTCTGCTTCTTCCTGGGTAATTCCTTTTTCATACTTTTCCCCGTGTACCTGAAGGGCATGGGGGCGAGCGAGTCCTACATAGGCGCGGTCAACAACATCGACAAGGTGCTCGTCATCGCGGCAAGCGTGACGATCGGGGCGCTCATCCACCGGTGGGACCGCGTGCTGCTGCTGCGCATGGGCTACGGATTGCTCATCGCGGTCTACGCGTTGTACCTGGGGATCGCGTCGCTCTCGTGGTTCGTCCCCGCGGTGCGCGTGCTGCACGGTATGGGATTTTCGCTCGCGATGATACTGGGCACGACCGTCATTTTCGAAATCGTCCCCGGGGACCGCGCCGCCGAGGCCATAGGGCTCTACGGGATCACCGGCGCGCTCACGAACGCCGTGAGCCCCGCGATCGGCGAGTTCCTCCTCGGGAACGGCGTGCCGTTCAAATGGCTTTTCGTAATCGCCGCCGCGCTCGCCGCCGTGAGCCTGGCGCTCGCCTTCGCGATGCCGCGCAAGACCGTTATGCGCGATAATGGCGACGATATGGCCCGCGGGATACTTGCGCTCTACCGCGACCCGGATTACCGCGCGTATTCGCTCGTCGCGTTCGTGTTCGGCGGGGGGTTCGGCGTCCTTCTCACCTTCCTGCCCAACTTCGTGCTCACGAAGCCGGGCCTCTCCTATTCCTTTTTCTTTGTCGTCTATATCGCGGTGCTCGTCGTCGTCCGCTTCACCTTCATTCGCGTGGTCCAGGCGTGGGACCGCGCACCCATAGTCGTCTTCATGCTCGGCGCGGCCGCATGCATGAACGCGTGCTTCAACCTGCCCATGGGGATGCCCCTGCTCGCGGGCACGGGGCTCCTGTACGGGCTCGCGCACGGATTCCTCTACCCGGTCCTGAATGCCCACCTGGTGGGCATCGTCCAGCCGGGGGACCGCGGGAAATCCAACGCACTCTTCACCGCGACGTTCAACGGCGGCATGATGCTCTTCGCGTTCGCCATGGGTTTTCTCATCGACGCGACGGGAAGTTACGTCCCGGCGTTCAACGTGTGCGCGGTATCGTTCGCCGCCGCGGCGCTTGTGCTCGCGCTGCATGGACGCAGCCAAAAAAATGCGCTCCCCGCACAGGGAGCCTGA
- a CDS encoding HD-GYP domain-containing protein gives MMDQEFLNDILNRFALYYGFLGADWKLYIPDEPFRVFLGMEHDGDAADLAEIFPEAAGLEHEIEMVMMGECAEFSVACINRSPHSEIFFDLHFIHRAGGAHPVVVVIRDITKEILYRQSLQQSRNEIVLLQHQLIEKNKDLDLTNRKLLNSRDELRHLNIDLEQKVRERTNQLQESNDLSKRLFHQTVNSLMYALEKRDPYTAGHQQRVSILAVAIARELGVDDKMLEGIMVAGNLHDLGKIYVPSEFLTKPGRLTDEEFSVIRVHPMIGFEILKDIEFPWPVASIVLQHHEKLDGSGYPYGLSDDEIRFEARILTVADVVEAMATPRPYRMSPGVDKAFAELTEFRGTRYDPNVVDVCMKLFSSKIFSW, from the coding sequence ATGATGGACCAGGAATTCCTGAACGACATACTCAACCGCTTCGCCCTGTATTATGGGTTTCTCGGGGCGGACTGGAAGCTGTATATCCCGGACGAGCCCTTCCGCGTTTTCCTTGGAATGGAGCACGATGGAGATGCCGCGGACCTGGCCGAGATTTTCCCCGAGGCTGCCGGCCTGGAGCACGAGATCGAGATGGTCATGATGGGCGAGTGCGCGGAGTTCAGCGTGGCGTGCATCAACCGCTCCCCGCACAGCGAAATATTTTTCGACCTGCATTTCATCCACCGGGCGGGCGGCGCGCACCCGGTAGTCGTCGTGATCCGCGACATCACGAAGGAGATACTTTATCGCCAGTCCCTCCAGCAGAGCCGCAACGAGATCGTCCTGTTGCAGCACCAGCTCATCGAAAAGAACAAGGACCTGGACCTCACCAACCGGAAGCTCCTCAACAGCCGCGACGAGCTCCGGCACCTGAACATCGACCTGGAACAGAAGGTTAGGGAGCGCACGAACCAGCTCCAGGAGAGCAACGATCTCTCGAAGCGCCTCTTCCACCAGACGGTGAACTCGCTCATGTACGCGCTTGAAAAACGCGATCCGTACACCGCGGGACACCAGCAGCGCGTCTCCATACTCGCGGTCGCCATCGCGCGCGAGTTGGGCGTCGACGACAAGATGCTCGAAGGGATCATGGTCGCCGGAAACCTCCACGACCTGGGCAAGATATACGTCCCCAGCGAGTTCCTTACAAAGCCGGGAAGGCTGACTGACGAAGAGTTCAGCGTGATCCGGGTGCACCCCATGATCGGGTTCGAGATTCTAAAGGACATCGAATTCCCCTGGCCCGTCGCGTCGATCGTGCTCCAGCACCATGAGAAGCTCGACGGAAGCGGCTACCCATACGGGCTCTCGGACGACGAGATACGGTTCGAGGCGAGGATACTCACGGTCGCGGACGTCGTGGAGGCGATGGCCACCCCCCGGCCGTACCGCATGTCGCCCGGGGTGGACAAGGCCTTCGCCGAGCTCACTGAATTCCGGGGCACCAGGTACGATCCGAACGTGGTCGACGTCTGCATGAAACTCTTTTCAAGTAAAATATTTTCCTGGTAG
- a CDS encoding MarR family transcriptional regulator encodes MKTKKELFKDVYNQFMRINNKMNILQRIPMDYGSGESLHLSEVHTIEAIAENDGTHMAELAKVLGVTRGAIMQMAGKLEKKGFIEKFREEDNNKLVYFKLTAKGHSTYRGHQKYHQDMNNRIFSYLKNISIGEIESSSSMLDKVEEYMNRYVREKTSLSRKRPKG; translated from the coding sequence ATGAAAACGAAGAAAGAACTATTTAAAGACGTGTACAACCAGTTCATGCGGATCAACAATAAAATGAACATTCTGCAGAGGATTCCCATGGACTACGGTTCGGGGGAATCCCTTCACCTGTCCGAGGTCCACACCATCGAGGCGATCGCGGAAAACGACGGCACCCACATGGCGGAGCTGGCCAAGGTCCTGGGGGTGACCAGGGGGGCCATCATGCAGATGGCCGGCAAGCTTGAAAAAAAAGGCTTTATCGAGAAATTCAGGGAAGAGGACAACAACAAGCTTGTCTACTTCAAGCTCACGGCGAAAGGGCATTCGACCTACCGGGGGCACCAGAAATATCACCAGGACATGAATAACAGGATATTCTCATACCTGAAAAATATTTCCATTGGGGAGATCGAATCAAGCTCCTCCATGCTGGATAAGGTCGAGGAATACATGAATCGGTACGTCAGGGAAAAGACCTCACTCTCCCGGAAGCGCCCAAAGGGCTAA